Proteins found in one Sphingobacteriales bacterium genomic segment:
- a CDS encoding efflux RND transporter periplasmic adaptor subunit: MMAACTSGDTATDAPAADIANAAATAATYQVKLSEAQLKNAAIAAATIQPHAISSLLKVNGKIEVPPQNLVSVSVPMGGYIKSTKLLPGMHLNKGDIIAEIEDRQYIELQQDYLLTKSKLHFATLEYNRQRELNASQASSEKAVQQTEADVKNNQILLASLAEKLKLANINPAALTENNISKSIYIYSPINGFVSKVNVNIGKYINPSDVLFELVNPADIHLNLKVFEKDIAALSVGKKLTAYTNANPDKTYPASIILISKDVAEDGTTEVHCHFDSYDKNLIPGMYINANIQTDSRQLPTLPEAAIVNFEGQNYIFVETGTGTYQMQPVETGTTQGGFTEIKNAAAFGQQKIVEKGAYTLLMALKNTEEE, encoded by the coding sequence ATGATGGCGGCTTGCACTTCGGGCGATACCGCCACCGACGCGCCAGCTGCCGATATTGCAAATGCCGCCGCTACTGCCGCTACTTATCAGGTGAAACTCAGCGAAGCGCAGCTCAAAAATGCCGCTATTGCTGCGGCAACGATACAGCCTCATGCCATTTCATCTTTGCTCAAAGTAAACGGAAAAATAGAAGTGCCGCCTCAAAATTTGGTATCGGTAAGTGTGCCGATGGGTGGTTATATAAAAAGTACCAAATTGTTGCCCGGTATGCACCTGAACAAAGGCGACATCATTGCAGAAATAGAAGACCGACAATATATTGAACTCCAGCAGGATTATTTGCTTACAAAATCCAAATTGCATTTTGCGACGCTTGAATACAATCGCCAAAGAGAATTAAATGCCAGCCAAGCCAGCAGCGAAAAAGCTGTTCAGCAGACCGAAGCAGATGTAAAAAACAATCAGATACTATTGGCTTCGCTTGCCGAAAAGCTCAAACTCGCCAATATCAATCCGGCGGCTTTGACGGAGAATAACATATCCAAAAGCATCTACATTTATTCGCCTATCAATGGTTTTGTTTCAAAAGTAAATGTCAATATCGGCAAATACATCAATCCTTCCGATGTGTTGTTTGAATTGGTAAATCCTGCCGATATTCATTTGAATTTAAAAGTATTTGAAAAAGATATAGCTGCTTTATCTGTTGGAAAAAAACTGACGGCTTATACCAACGCCAATCCCGACAAAACATATCCTGCATCTATTATTTTAATCAGCAAAGATGTAGCAGAAGACGGCACTACCGAAGTGCATTGTCATTTTGACAGCTACGACAAAAACCTGATTCCGGGTATGTATATCAACGCCAATATCCAAACTGACAGCCGACAGTTGCCGACATTGCCCGAAGCCGCTATTGTAAATTTTGAAGGTCAGAATTATATTTTTGTTGAAACGGGAACAGGAACTTATCAAATGCAACCCGTAGAAACGGGTACTACGCAAGGTGGTTTTACGGAAATCAAAAATGCTGCCGCCTTTGGGCAGCAAAAGATTGTGGAAAAGGGTGCATATACTTTGCTGATGGCACTCAAAAATACGGAAGAGGAATAG
- a CDS encoding NAD kinase, with amino-acid sequence MNIGLYARTIKEQDYSLYKNLFIALEHYGIQVYFHPVLAPYNERILGKRFVGNYLYINEEVSLQEQIDFLITIGGDGTLLDAILVVRDSNVPILGINAGNLGFLTSYGRLEILSIIEQIKAGNFSLDRRTLLCLESNNRLFENDNIALNECAIRRSDNASMVIVHTYIDEQFLTSYWADGLIIATPTGSTAYSLSCGGPVLMPHSNNFVITPVCPHNLNLRPMIVSNDSTITLRVEGRSSNFLCTLDARSAHFDSDTELKVRKNDYHVALVRPPHYDYLDVLRKKLLWGSDLRKR; translated from the coding sequence ATGAATATCGGTTTGTATGCCCGTACCATCAAAGAGCAGGATTACAGTTTGTATAAAAACTTGTTCATTGCGCTCGAACACTATGGCATACAAGTGTATTTTCACCCTGTTTTAGCTCCTTACAATGAACGCATTTTGGGAAAACGCTTCGTGGGCAATTATTTATATATCAACGAAGAAGTTTCTTTACAGGAGCAAATTGATTTTTTAATCACCATCGGCGGCGATGGTACTTTGTTAGATGCTATTTTGGTGGTGCGCGACAGCAATGTGCCTATTTTGGGTATCAATGCGGGTAATTTGGGTTTTTTGACCAGCTACGGGCGACTCGAAATTTTATCTATTATTGAACAAATAAAAGCGGGCAATTTTAGCCTCGACCGCCGCACGCTCCTGTGTTTGGAAAGCAACAACCGATTATTTGAAAACGACAATATTGCCCTCAACGAATGTGCCATTCGCCGCAGCGACAACGCCTCTATGGTGATTGTGCATACATATATTGACGAGCAATTTTTGACTTCTTACTGGGCTGACGGCTTGATTATTGCCACGCCCACCGGCTCTACGGCTTATTCTTTGAGCTGTGGCGGACCTGTGCTGATGCCCCACTCCAACAATTTCGTTATTACGCCGGTGTGCCCGCACAATCTCAACCTTCGCCCGATGATTGTTTCCAACGACAGCACCATCACCCTGCGCGTAGAAGGGCGCAGCAGCAATTTTTTATGTACCTTAGATGCCCGCTCTGCCCACTTTGACAGCGACACCGAACTCAAAGTGCGCAAAAACGATTATCATGTGGCATTGGTGCGCCCGCCCCACTACGATTATCTCGATGTATTGCGCAAAAAACTGCTTTGGGGCAGCGATTTGCGCAAACGATAA
- a CDS encoding phosphatidylserine decarboxylase family protein, with the protein MKIHKEGYLTLAIVAVCLLLLNVLVYFLFSEAQNVRTGVGVFSFILFLAVASFFRIPRRRLHNDDNLVIAPADGKIVTIEEVFEPEYFKDRRIQVSIFMSPANVHVNRSPISGRVAYTKYHPGNYLVAWHPKSSTENERFTSVIVDEEQNFEILVRQIAGKVARKISNYLQVGEEIEQGNELGFIKFGSRVDIFLPLETSIKVSLKQKVVGGKTILAELPADD; encoded by the coding sequence ATAAAAATACATAAGGAAGGCTACCTCACTTTGGCTATAGTAGCTGTATGTTTATTGCTCCTCAATGTGCTTGTTTATTTTTTGTTTTCCGAAGCACAAAATGTACGGACAGGTGTAGGTGTTTTTTCTTTTATATTGTTTTTGGCGGTGGCTTCATTTTTTCGGATTCCGCGCCGCAGACTGCACAATGACGATAACTTGGTCATTGCTCCCGCCGATGGCAAAATCGTAACCATTGAAGAGGTTTTTGAGCCGGAATATTTTAAAGACCGCCGTATTCAGGTTTCTATTTTTATGTCGCCCGCCAATGTACACGTCAATCGCTCACCTATCAGTGGCAGAGTGGCTTATACCAAATACCACCCGGGCAATTATTTAGTGGCGTGGCATCCCAAATCTTCTACCGAAAATGAGCGTTTTACTTCGGTTATTGTTGATGAAGAACAAAATTTTGAGATACTCGTGCGTCAGATAGCGGGTAAAGTAGCACGAAAAATATCCAATTATTTGCAGGTAGGTGAAGAAATAGAACAGGGCAATGAGTTGGGTTTTATCAAATTCGGCTCGCGCGTGGATATATTTTTGCCTTTGGAAACAAGCATAAAAGTGTCGTTAAAACAAAAAGTTGTGGGCGGAAAAACCATACTGGCTGAACTGCCTGCCGACGATTGA
- a CDS encoding TolC family protein — translation MKIISHYNKLILPLIKTWYWCVAGAMSIINASAQQQLTLEQALQMAVQQNAAIKNEQLNVEYHKILTDTYKDIPKTNIYTEMGQVNSALFDTKFGIAQSFSLPVVYQQQRALLSAQYQSVFAHTAVQVWEVKKAVSEIFYHYQYLKQKEKLLQHSDSLYQQFYQKAVLRLQKGESNVLEKTTAETQKGAIEMQRLQLRQEMETALVLFQYLLNTPQAEPLPLPEADIPPLTLDTTALNMHPTLKVLEEQREVARQTTLLEKSRLRPDFSVALNNTSFRGTGADDRYYKGTARFTSAQFGVAIPLFKKSQRTKIEAMQVNESIAEQAWRFQKQRLQTEYLKWQTVYQAQQQQLEYFESKGLQNAALIQQVAQRQFQSGEINYLEYVLLLNQAIDIQNQALEARNNVVNTILQLNYLTH, via the coding sequence ATGAAAATCATATCGCATTATAATAAACTGATATTGCCGCTTATAAAAACTTGGTATTGGTGCGTGGCAGGAGCAATGAGTATCATAAATGCAAGTGCCCAGCAACAATTGACCTTAGAGCAAGCCTTGCAAATGGCTGTTCAGCAGAATGCAGCCATTAAAAACGAACAGTTGAATGTTGAGTATCACAAAATACTGACAGATACTTATAAAGATATTCCCAAAACCAATATTTATACCGAAATGGGGCAGGTGAATAGTGCTTTGTTTGATACAAAATTCGGCATCGCTCAAAGTTTTTCTTTACCGGTGGTATATCAGCAGCAACGCGCTTTGTTGTCGGCACAATACCAAAGTGTATTTGCCCATACTGCCGTTCAGGTGTGGGAAGTGAAAAAAGCTGTTAGCGAGATTTTTTATCATTATCAATACCTGAAACAAAAAGAAAAATTGTTGCAGCACAGCGATTCTTTATATCAGCAGTTTTATCAAAAAGCGGTGTTGCGGCTGCAAAAAGGAGAAAGCAACGTGTTGGAAAAAACAACCGCCGAAACTCAAAAAGGAGCAATAGAAATGCAACGTCTGCAACTGCGTCAGGAAATGGAAACCGCTTTGGTGTTGTTCCAATATTTGCTCAACACGCCGCAAGCCGAGCCGCTGCCCTTGCCCGAAGCCGACATTCCGCCGCTTACGTTAGATACCACAGCCCTGAATATGCACCCCACTTTGAAGGTGCTGGAAGAGCAGCGCGAAGTAGCCCGACAAACGACTTTGCTGGAGAAATCTCGCCTACGTCCCGATTTCAGTGTGGCACTCAACAATACGAGTTTCAGAGGCACAGGTGCAGACGACCGCTACTACAAAGGAACTGCCCGTTTTACATCGGCGCAATTCGGTGTGGCGATACCGCTTTTTAAGAAAAGCCAACGCACCAAAATAGAAGCTATGCAAGTAAATGAAAGCATCGCCGAACAAGCGTGGCGTTTTCAGAAACAACGCCTGCAAACGGAGTACCTGAAATGGCAGACGGTGTATCAGGCGCAGCAGCAGCAATTGGAATATTTTGAAAGTAAGGGCTTGCAAAATGCCGCCTTGATACAGCAAGTTGCACAAAGACAGTTTCAGAGCGGCGAAATCAACTATTTAGAATATGTGTTGCTGCTCAATCAGGCTATTGATATTCAAAATCAAGCATTAGAAGCACGTAACAACGTAGTCAATACCATTCTTCAACTGAATTATTTAACCCATTAA
- a CDS encoding cysteine--tRNA ligase encodes MITNSVLQITNSLSRQKEVFQPANPPFVGMYVCGPTVYNDVHLGNCRTFVSFDVIYRYLLFSGYKVRYVRNITDVGHLLDDGEDRMLKGARLEQLEPMEVAQKYSNGFHEMMRVFNNLPPSIEPRASGHILEQIEMVQQIIANGYGYEVNGSVYFDTLQFIKDKPEIYGRLSGKVVDELLAESRDDLKGQSEKRHPSDFAIWIKASPEHIMRWNAPWSVGFPGWHLECSAMSTKYLGATFDIHGGGNDLKFPHHENEIAQNYGACSCQPARYWLHTNMLLMNGKKMSKSDGNTISPPELLNGNSPHISKAYSPMTLRFFMLQSHYGSTLDISDAALQAAEKGYQRLMNAAEVLEKLNFVADAAQAQSSEIEAVEQLCRACYDSMNDDFNTAQTIANLFELSKKINSYKEGHIALASLDTVTFELLRSTFFGFIHDVLGLLNENKGNNANNHSEGLMRLILEIRGEARTNKDWTTSDLIRNRLNELNIQLKDGKEGEVTWVFGG; translated from the coding sequence ATGATAACAAATTCAGTATTGCAAATTACTAATAGTTTAAGCAGACAAAAAGAGGTTTTTCAACCTGCCAATCCGCCTTTTGTAGGTATGTATGTGTGCGGACCTACTGTATATAATGATGTGCATTTGGGCAACTGCCGCACCTTCGTCAGTTTTGATGTAATATACCGCTATTTGTTGTTTTCGGGCTACAAAGTGCGCTATGTGCGCAATATCACCGATGTAGGGCATTTATTAGATGACGGCGAAGACCGCATGCTCAAAGGTGCACGCTTGGAACAATTAGAACCGATGGAGGTGGCACAGAAATACAGCAACGGTTTTCATGAAATGATGCGGGTTTTCAACAACCTGCCGCCGAGTATAGAGCCGCGTGCCAGCGGGCACATTTTGGAGCAGATAGAAATGGTGCAGCAAATCATTGCCAATGGCTACGGCTACGAGGTTAATGGCTCGGTGTATTTTGATACGCTTCAGTTTATTAAAGACAAACCCGAAATTTACGGCAGACTGTCGGGCAAGGTGGTAGATGAACTGCTTGCCGAAAGCCGCGATGATTTGAAAGGGCAGAGCGAAAAACGCCACCCTTCGGATTTTGCAATATGGATAAAAGCAAGCCCCGAACACATTATGCGATGGAATGCGCCCTGGTCGGTGGGTTTTCCGGGTTGGCATTTGGAATGTTCGGCGATGAGTACCAAATATTTAGGAGCTACTTTTGATATTCACGGCGGCGGCAACGACCTCAAATTTCCGCACCACGAAAACGAAATAGCTCAAAACTACGGAGCTTGCTCTTGCCAGCCCGCCCGTTATTGGCTGCATACAAATATGTTGTTGATGAACGGCAAAAAAATGAGCAAAAGCGACGGCAATACCATTTCGCCGCCCGAACTGCTCAATGGCAACAGCCCCCACATCAGCAAAGCCTACTCGCCGATGACCCTGCGCTTTTTTATGCTGCAAAGTCATTATGGCAGCACCTTAGACATCAGCGATGCCGCCCTGCAAGCCGCCGAAAAAGGCTATCAGCGGCTGATGAACGCCGCCGAAGTGCTGGAAAAACTCAATTTTGTTGCCGATGCTGCCCAAGCACAAAGCAGCGAAATAGAGGCTGTGGAACAACTCTGCCGCGCCTGCTACGACAGTATGAATGATGATTTCAACACCGCCCAAACCATTGCCAACTTATTTGAACTGAGCAAAAAAATCAATTCGTACAAAGAAGGGCATATTGCTTTGGCGAGTTTAGATACGGTTACTTTTGAGCTATTGCGCAGCACTTTCTTTGGATTTATCCACGATGTGCTGGGTTTATTAAATGAAAATAAAGGCAACAACGCCAATAACCACAGCGAAGGTTTGATGCGGCTGATTTTGGAAATTCGCGGCGAAGCCCGCACCAACAAAGACTGGACAACCTCCGACCTGATTCGCAACCGCCTCAACGAACTCAACATTCAGCTAAAAGACGGCAAAGAAGGCGAAGTAACGTGGGTATTCGGAGGATAA